CATGATGTGTTGGTGCGTCATAGCAATAAAGACCTGATTCTTATTGATACCGCCGGACGGAGTCCGAAAGACTCGGTCAGCCTGCAGGAGCTCGAAGAATTTCTGAATGTTGATCCGGATCTCGAAGCTCATCTGGTCTTGTCGGCAACCACGCGTGAGCGCGATCTCTATGAAATCTATGGCCGCTTCAGCGCTCTTTTCCCCCAAAGCCTGTTACTGACCAAGTTAGATGAATGTGACAGCCTGGGGGTTTTATTGAATATTCATTTACGCAATAACTGTCCCATATCGTATCTGGCCAACGGCCAGAGAGTTCCGGAAGATCTCGTATTAGCCACTTCCGAGCTGGTGAGTTCGATGATTCTGGAAAGTAGTGAAGGATAAATCGATGATGGATGGACATCAGGAACGCGCCGATCAGGCGGATACATTACGCTCGTTGAGTGACCGGATGGGTGAGTCGCCGCGCATGAATGCCGGCAACAATAAAACCGCCCGTGTTTTATCGGTCACCAGTGGCAAAGGGGGCGTCGGCAAGACGGCGGTGGTCTCCAATGTTGCCGTAGCGTTGGGACGGATGGGGAAAAAAGTTCTGATTATCGATGCGGATCTTGGTTTGGCCAATATCGATGTCGTTTTCGGTCTGGCTCCGCGTTATAACCTCAATCACTTTTTTTCCGGACAGCAGAACCTTGCTTCAATTCTGGTTGAGGGGCCTCCCGGCGTGGATATTTTGCCGGCAGGTTCCGGTGTTCAGCAGTTTACCCGCCTCGAAGCCAGCCATAAGATGCGTTTTCTCGACGAGTTGGAAAACTTGCCAGGTGAGTATGATGTGGTATTGATTGATACCGAGGCTGGTATTTCCGAGAATGTGACCTATTTTAACCAGGCGGCCCAGGATATTCTGGTGGTGACGACACCCGAACCAACGGCGATTACCGATGCCTATGCTTTGATGAAATTGTTGTCATCGCAATACCACGAGAAGCGTTTTAACCTGATCGTCAATTCGGTGCGTCATTCGGAGGAAGCGCTGGATGTTTATCGCAAGCTGACCATGGTCTCCAACCGCTATCTCGATATCTCCATCGATTTTATGGGGGGGATTCCGTTTGATCGCAAAATGTATGAATCGGTGCGGCGACAAAAGGTGATGGTGGAGATGTATCCGGGCAACAAAGTCAGTCAGGCATTTGAAAAGCTGGCGGCGACGTTGATTGCTGATCAGCACCGCAATGAGCCGAAAGGATCGCTGCAGTTTTTCTGGAAGCGCTTGTTGTCACTGGGGAGTGGAACGTCGTCATGAGTTCGCCTTACGGCTATGGACCGTCTTCCGGTCAGGACAAAAACGAACTGGTCAAGGCCCATATGCCTCTGGTGCATCTGGTGGTTGACCGGATGCGTGCCCAGGTGCCGGGGTTCGTGACCCGAGACGATATGGTCAGTGCGGCCATGATGGGTCTCATGGATGCGGCGACCCGTTTTGATCCGTCGCGGGGCATCATGTTCAAAACGTTTGCCGAACGACGTATTCGTGGCGCCATCTATGATGAAATTCGCAAGATGGACTGGTTCTCCCGTTCGCTTCGCGAAAAGCAGGGTCGGATCGGCAAAACCATTACTGAAATGGAACATCGTCTTGGCCGGACTCCTGAAGAGGATGAAGTCGCTGAAGCGATGGAGATGACACTTGAAGAGTATCGGCATATGCTCGGGCAAGTGTGCCATCTTGGTTGTGTCAGTCTCAACGAGACACTAGACGAGCGTGAAGATGGCCGAAACTTTCTTGACCTGCTTGCCGATGACTCACCGTCGGTACAGCAACGTATTGAAGAAAGTGAATTGGCTGCAGAGCTTGCCGGACAACTGGAAAAACTCTCAGAAAAAGAGCGCCTGGTGATCTCACTGTATTACTATGAAGAGCTGACCCAGAAGGAGATCGCCGACGTTCTCGATTTGACCGAGGGGCGGATTTCGCAGCTCCACAGTCAGGCGTTGGTCAAACTCAAAGTCAAACTGTCTCGTCCGAGGTGATGCTGTGCAGCAGACTCTCCATCACATGATTGATGTTCTGTTCAATGTCCCTCACCTGCAGCTGCTTTTTGTCAGTTTCATGATGCTGGTGTTTGCCGTGGCTGTATGGCGATTGCAGCGTCGGGTTGGTGATGAAACCAGACGGCGGGAAGAAGCGGATCGCCAACTTCTGAATGCCTTGCAACGCCTGACTCGCCTCGAAGATCAGATCGAGAATGCTGCTCCACAAAAGGGTGGCTTTGACCGCACTTTGGACCATGCCGAGTTGAAAAACCGACTTCAGGCTCCCCCCGTTTCGTCAGGAAATCCCCCCAATAAGTATCGTCATGTTGCGGCGCTGGCCGAACAAGGCATGGATGAAAAGCAGATTGCCGAAGTTTTGCATATCTCGGTCGCTGAAGCCTCACAATTGATCTCACTCTCCCGTATTGCCTGTAGCGAATAGACTCTCACCGTTCTTGGTGGGGGCAATTCCGATCCGTTCGACCGTTTTACGCCTTTCTTATTGACAACTTCCCTAAAGTTTTCCTGCCGACTGGTCGACATGTCAGTTAACGATCAATCAATCAGGAGTCTACTATGAGTTCCGGAGTTTACGCTGCCCTCAGTGGTGCCGTTGCCAGAATGCAGACCGTCGAAGTGGTCAGCAATAATCTCTCAAATGCGAATACCCTTGGTTATAAAAAGGACCGTGTTCAATTCAGTGCTGTTTTGGACAGTACGGTCCAAGCTCAGCAATCCGGAGGTATCAACTATTCATATGTGGAAGTTGCCCAGACAGATTACTCACAGGGGATGCTGGTTGATACGCGCAATGATTTTGATGTCGCTATTAGCGGTGACGGTTATTTCAAGGTGCGCAGTGATGACGGTGAACTTTATTTTACCCGCATCGGTGCCTTCGACCGGCGCGCTGATGGGACTCTGGTAACGCGCACTGGAGAAGAGGTGTTGAGCCCGGCCAATGAAAATATTGTCCTTCCAGATGGCCCGTTCGTGATTGATGAACGTGGACGGATTCTTGGGAATGAAGGTGTCGTCAACGAATTGGCTTTGGTTGACCCGGATACGGATCTGCTCATCAAGCGGGGAAATGGTCGCTATAGCTTTGATGGGGATGAGCGGGTGATTCCGGCAGCGGTCAACAGCCAGCTGATGCAGGGACACCTGGAGCAATCCAATGTCAAATCCATTGAGGAAACGACCTTGATGATGACCAGCCTGCGTGCTTTTGAGAATTACCAAAAAGCCATGAAAAACTACTTCACACTTGAGAGCAAGATGGATGATATCGGCTCTCTATAATTCATTGATGGTTTTATTTCAAAATAAAGGTTTCATCCAGAAACAGGAGACAGGGGTATGATCAGAGCATTGTGGACAGCCGCTACCGGCATGGATTCGCAGCAAACCAATATTGATGTTATTGCCAACAACCTGGCCAACGTCAACACCAGTGGTTTTAAGAAGAGCCGTGCTGATTTTCAGGAACTGCTCTACCAAGTCAGTAAAACCCCTGGCAGTTCGACGTCTGCGGATACGGTTTCACCGACAGGTATTCAGGTCGGTCTTGGTTCACGCACCGCAGCGGTTCAAAAGGTGTTCAGCACCGGCGACATGATGCAGACGGAAAATGAGCTGGATGTGGCGATCGAAGGTCGCGGCTTTCTTCAGGTTGAAATGCCGGACGGTACGACAGCGTATACCCGTTCTGGGGCTCTGAAAAAGGACGGTGATGGTCGTTTGACCACCTCAGAAGGTTATCTGATCACGCCGCAGATTGTCATTCCCGAAAACAGTACCAGTATTTCCATTGGTCAGGATGGCACGGTAGATGTTTTCCTGGATGGTGATTCAACGTCGACAGAGATTGGCGTCATCGAACTGGCTATCTTCAGTAATGCGTCTGGTTTGCGCAGTATGGGTCGCAATCTATACGTGGAAACCGTATCTTCCGGTGTTGCGACAACCGGGATTCCCGGCGAGAACGGTATCGGCACATTATCGCAAGGCTATC
This is a stretch of genomic DNA from uncultured Desulfuromonas sp.. It encodes these proteins:
- a CDS encoding MinD/ParA family protein, coding for MMDGHQERADQADTLRSLSDRMGESPRMNAGNNKTARVLSVTSGKGGVGKTAVVSNVAVALGRMGKKVLIIDADLGLANIDVVFGLAPRYNLNHFFSGQQNLASILVEGPPGVDILPAGSGVQQFTRLEASHKMRFLDELENLPGEYDVVLIDTEAGISENVTYFNQAAQDILVVTTPEPTAITDAYALMKLLSSQYHEKRFNLIVNSVRHSEEALDVYRKLTMVSNRYLDISIDFMGGIPFDRKMYESVRRQKVMVEMYPGNKVSQAFEKLAATLIADQHRNEPKGSLQFFWKRLLSLGSGTSS
- a CDS encoding FliA/WhiG family RNA polymerase sigma factor, which codes for MSSPYGYGPSSGQDKNELVKAHMPLVHLVVDRMRAQVPGFVTRDDMVSAAMMGLMDAATRFDPSRGIMFKTFAERRIRGAIYDEIRKMDWFSRSLREKQGRIGKTITEMEHRLGRTPEEDEVAEAMEMTLEEYRHMLGQVCHLGCVSLNETLDEREDGRNFLDLLADDSPSVQQRIEESELAAELAGQLEKLSEKERLVISLYYYEELTQKEIADVLDLTEGRISQLHSQALVKLKVKLSRPR
- a CDS encoding flagellar hook basal-body protein, which produces MSSGVYAALSGAVARMQTVEVVSNNLSNANTLGYKKDRVQFSAVLDSTVQAQQSGGINYSYVEVAQTDYSQGMLVDTRNDFDVAISGDGYFKVRSDDGELYFTRIGAFDRRADGTLVTRTGEEVLSPANENIVLPDGPFVIDERGRILGNEGVVNELALVDPDTDLLIKRGNGRYSFDGDERVIPAAVNSQLMQGHLEQSNVKSIEETTLMMTSLRAFENYQKAMKNYFTLESKMDDIGSL
- the flgG gene encoding flagellar basal-body rod protein FlgG, encoding MIRALWTAATGMDSQQTNIDVIANNLANVNTSGFKKSRADFQELLYQVSKTPGSSTSADTVSPTGIQVGLGSRTAAVQKVFSTGDMMQTENELDVAIEGRGFLQVEMPDGTTAYTRSGALKKDGDGRLTTSEGYLITPQIVIPENSTSISIGQDGTVDVFLDGDSTSTEIGVIELAIFSNASGLRSMGRNLYVETVSSGVATTGIPGENGIGTLSQGYLEGSNVSVMEEMVNMIAGQRAYEVNSKAIQTADEMLQMVNNLI